The following coding sequences lie in one Alosa alosa isolate M-15738 ecotype Scorff River chromosome 21, AALO_Geno_1.1, whole genome shotgun sequence genomic window:
- the mlsl gene encoding malate synthase-like isoform X1, producing the protein MLWGILRRFFVQTLDKTNKPVKRQANAKVQHNKRKENPAKMPAAAEVELEPPPPGLELQHRTLFTGDALTFLAELTSAFQYDVDKILKLRTLRKAQLDLTGDLPGFSAATAHIRDDPDWRVSPVPARLRCRHVDIGDLAPCDTDRFLQALRSPAQGVQVDFDDGNCPTYYNQIKGIYNVYQAVHHQFNNAPAISHAPILMLRPRAWNMVEHCMMVNGKEVPGPLFDFGLLMFHNGSLLFQNQSGPFFYLSKVESYLEARLWNEIFTWTEHKLGLPVGSVKATVLIESVLASFEMEEILYELREHSAGLNCGIWDYSASFVNKFGQRPEFLLPDRSKYVNMEKRFLRSYMDLLVQTCHRRGALATGGMAALLLPTDKDTALYGTVLQTVTRLKLLEIKAGVDGFMVYDMDLIKPMQKLFQAHTKGENQLNELRSDLKVTPEDLLIMPAGGVTLFGLKHNIAVGILFIEAWLTGRGHFFYKGQVEDSATAEISRSQVWQWIRHQVKLEDDGTTVTRALVQNLIREIMGHLKEAIHCRTVSPSTCAQGSAKAGHGGRNVSGGDPEKRFPRVPHHIPEPGPHLPVLPEPAPESGHGCRWGPAVQTVVAGQWPRCFYFW; encoded by the exons ATGCTATGGGGAATACTCAGAAGGTTTTTTGTCCAAACCTTGGACAAGACAAACAAACCGGTCAAAAGGCAGGCTAATGCCAAAGTCCAACATAACAAACGGAAAGAGAATCCTGCAAAAATGCCT GCAGCAGCAGAGGTTGAGCTGGAGCCACCTCCCCCAGGGTTGGAGCTCCAACACCGGACTCTCTTCACCGGGGATGCCCTGACCTTCCTGGCTGAGCTGACCTCTGCTTTCCAGTATGACGTCGACAAG ATCTTAAAACTTAGAACCCTCCGGAAAGCACAGTTGGACCTGACTGGAGATCTCCCTGGGTTCAGTGCGGCTACAGCCCACATCCGGGATGACCCAGACTGGAGGGTCAGCCCGGTTCCAGCCAGACTGCGGTGCAGGCATGTGGACATCGGTGACCTCGCACCCTGTGACACGGATCGCTTCCTCCAGGCTCTGCGGTCCCCTGCCCAGGGTGTTCAG GTCGATTTTGATGATGGCAATTGTCCAACATACTACAATCAAATTAAGGGGATTTACAACGTATACCAGGCTGTGCACCACCAGTTTAACA ATGCCCCAGCCATATCCCATGCCCCAATTCTGATGCTCCGCCCTCGAGCTTGGAACATGGTGGAGCATTGCATGATG GTGAATGGTAAGGAGGTTCCTGGCCCACTGTTTGACTTTGGTCTGCTGATGTTCCATAATGGAAGCCTGCTGTTTCAGAATCAGAGCGGTCCGTTTTTCTACCTATCCAAA GTCGAGAGCTATTTGGAGGCAAGGCTATGGAATGAGATATTTACCTGGACTGAACATAAG CTTGGCCTTCCCGTGGGCAGTGTCAAAGCCACAGTGCTGATAGAGAGTGTGCTGGCCTCCTTTGAGATGGAGGAGATCCTGTATGAGCTCAGGGAGCACTCTGCCGGCCTCAACTGTGGCATCTGGGATTACTCGGCCTCGTTTGTCAACAAGTTTG GTCAAAGGCCCGAATTTCTGCTCCCTGACCGTAGCAAGTATGTAAACATGGAGAAGCGCTTCCTGAGGAGTTACATGGACCTGCTGGTCCAGACCTGCCATCGTCGAGGCGCCCTGGCCACGGGGGGCATGGCTGCCCTGCTGCTGCCCACTGACAAAGATACCGCCCTCTATGGCACAGTCCTCCAGACTGTCACCAG GTTGAAGTTACTTGAAATAAAAGCTGGAGTTGATGGCTTCATGGTGTATGACATGGACTTGATTAAACCAATGCAAAAG CTGTTCCAGGCTCATACTAAGGGAGAGAATCAGTTGAATGAGTTGCGAAGTGACCTCAAGGTGACCCCAGAAGATCTCCTCATCATGCCAGCG GGGGGAGTGACTCTGTTTGGACTCAAGCACAACATTGCAGTAGGAATCCTATTCATTGAGGCCTGGCTGACTG GTCGGGGACACTTCTTTTACAAGGGCCAGGTGGAGGACTCGGCCACAGCCGAGATCTCCAGATCCCAG GTGTGGCAATGGATCCGCCACCAGGTGAAACTAGAGGATGATGGGACCACAGTGACACGTGCACTGGTGCAAAATCTCATCCGAGAGATAATGGGTCACTTAAAGGAGGCCATCCACTGCAGGACAGTGAG CCCATCCACTTGTGCACAGGGATCAGCAAAGGCTGGACACGGCGGCCGCAATGTTTCTGGAGGTGATCCAGAAAAGCGATTTCCCAGAGTTCCTCACCACATACCTGAACCTGGACCACACCTTCCTGTCCTCCCAGAGCCTGCACCAGAGAGTGGACACGGATGCAGGTGGGGCCCTGCAGTCCAAACTGTAGTTGCTGGACAGTGGCCAAGATGCTTTTACTTCTGGTGA
- the mlsl gene encoding malate synthase-like isoform X2 encodes MLWGILRRFFVQTLDKTNKPVKRQANAKVQHNKRKENPAKMPAAAEVELEPPPPGLELQHRTLFTGDALTFLAELTSAFQYDVDKILKLRTLRKAQLDLTGDLPGFSAATAHIRDDPDWRVSPVPARLRCRHVDIGDLAPCDTDRFLQALRSPAQGVQVDFDDGNCPTYYNQIKGIYNVYQAVHHQFNNAPAISHAPILMLRPRAWNMVEHCMMVNGKEVPGPLFDFGLLMFHNGSLLFQNQSGPFFYLSKVESYLEARLWNEIFTWTEHKLGLPVGSVKATVLIESVLASFEMEEILYELREHSAGLNCGIWDYSASFVNKFGQRPEFLLPDRSKYVNMEKRFLRSYMDLLVQTCHRRGALATGGMAALLLPTDKDTALYGTVLQTVTRLKLLEIKAGVDGFMVYDMDLIKPMQKLFQAHTKGENQLNELRSDLKVTPEDLLIMPAGGVTLFGLKHNIAVGILFIEAWLTGRGHFFYKGQVEDSATAEISRSQVWQWIRHQVKLEDDGTTVTRALVQNLIREIMGHLKEAIHCRTVRDQQRLDTAAAMFLEVIQKSDFPEFLTTYLNLDHTFLSSQSLHQRVDTDAGGALQSKL; translated from the exons ATGCTATGGGGAATACTCAGAAGGTTTTTTGTCCAAACCTTGGACAAGACAAACAAACCGGTCAAAAGGCAGGCTAATGCCAAAGTCCAACATAACAAACGGAAAGAGAATCCTGCAAAAATGCCT GCAGCAGCAGAGGTTGAGCTGGAGCCACCTCCCCCAGGGTTGGAGCTCCAACACCGGACTCTCTTCACCGGGGATGCCCTGACCTTCCTGGCTGAGCTGACCTCTGCTTTCCAGTATGACGTCGACAAG ATCTTAAAACTTAGAACCCTCCGGAAAGCACAGTTGGACCTGACTGGAGATCTCCCTGGGTTCAGTGCGGCTACAGCCCACATCCGGGATGACCCAGACTGGAGGGTCAGCCCGGTTCCAGCCAGACTGCGGTGCAGGCATGTGGACATCGGTGACCTCGCACCCTGTGACACGGATCGCTTCCTCCAGGCTCTGCGGTCCCCTGCCCAGGGTGTTCAG GTCGATTTTGATGATGGCAATTGTCCAACATACTACAATCAAATTAAGGGGATTTACAACGTATACCAGGCTGTGCACCACCAGTTTAACA ATGCCCCAGCCATATCCCATGCCCCAATTCTGATGCTCCGCCCTCGAGCTTGGAACATGGTGGAGCATTGCATGATG GTGAATGGTAAGGAGGTTCCTGGCCCACTGTTTGACTTTGGTCTGCTGATGTTCCATAATGGAAGCCTGCTGTTTCAGAATCAGAGCGGTCCGTTTTTCTACCTATCCAAA GTCGAGAGCTATTTGGAGGCAAGGCTATGGAATGAGATATTTACCTGGACTGAACATAAG CTTGGCCTTCCCGTGGGCAGTGTCAAAGCCACAGTGCTGATAGAGAGTGTGCTGGCCTCCTTTGAGATGGAGGAGATCCTGTATGAGCTCAGGGAGCACTCTGCCGGCCTCAACTGTGGCATCTGGGATTACTCGGCCTCGTTTGTCAACAAGTTTG GTCAAAGGCCCGAATTTCTGCTCCCTGACCGTAGCAAGTATGTAAACATGGAGAAGCGCTTCCTGAGGAGTTACATGGACCTGCTGGTCCAGACCTGCCATCGTCGAGGCGCCCTGGCCACGGGGGGCATGGCTGCCCTGCTGCTGCCCACTGACAAAGATACCGCCCTCTATGGCACAGTCCTCCAGACTGTCACCAG GTTGAAGTTACTTGAAATAAAAGCTGGAGTTGATGGCTTCATGGTGTATGACATGGACTTGATTAAACCAATGCAAAAG CTGTTCCAGGCTCATACTAAGGGAGAGAATCAGTTGAATGAGTTGCGAAGTGACCTCAAGGTGACCCCAGAAGATCTCCTCATCATGCCAGCG GGGGGAGTGACTCTGTTTGGACTCAAGCACAACATTGCAGTAGGAATCCTATTCATTGAGGCCTGGCTGACTG GTCGGGGACACTTCTTTTACAAGGGCCAGGTGGAGGACTCGGCCACAGCCGAGATCTCCAGATCCCAG GTGTGGCAATGGATCCGCCACCAGGTGAAACTAGAGGATGATGGGACCACAGTGACACGTGCACTGGTGCAAAATCTCATCCGAGAGATAATGGGTCACTTAAAGGAGGCCATCCACTGCAGGACAGTGAG GGATCAGCAAAGGCTGGACACGGCGGCCGCAATGTTTCTGGAGGTGATCCAGAAAAGCGATTTCCCAGAGTTCCTCACCACATACCTGAACCTGGACCACACCTTCCTGTCCTCCCAGAGCCTGCACCAGAGAGTGGACACGGATGCAGGTGGGGCCCTGCAGTCCAAACTGTAG